DNA sequence from the Mycobacteriales bacterium genome:
GGTGCGGCTCGCGGACCAGGTAGCCCCGCGCGACGAGCGTCTCGATCAGCTGGCTCGCCGCCTGCTTCGTGATGCCGAGCCCGCGCACCATGTCTCCGGCCGACCCGGCACGGTTCGCCATGCCGCCCAGCACGAAGGCACCGTTTCGTGGCAGGTCGTCCAGCCCTCGCGCGGCCAGGTGGCCGCGGATCGCGTTCGCGTAGGTCCCGCGGGCCGCGCGCATCAGCGCCGGCAGCGCAATGTCGTCCAGATCGTGCGGGTCGTGCGCCAGTCCGTGCGGATGTTCGCCGCCGGCAGCGGGGGGTTCGGCCATGACGAGCACAGTACGGCGCCTCCGCACACTGGTCAATTTGGTTGACCGTCAAGCCAGTGGACAGATCTATGGCGTCACCAGCGGTGACAGCTCGGCGTACCGGGCGGGGCCGATGCCGGGCACCTGCTGAAGCTGCGCGACGCTGCTGAACCCGTTGTGGGCATCGCGCCAGTCGATGATCTTCTGCGCGGTCACCGGGCCGACGCCGGGAAGCGTCTCGAGCTGGTCGAGCGTGGCGGAGTTCAGCCCGATCGGTGCCGGCGAGCCGCCGGAGCCGTCGACCCCGCCGGAGTCCGTGCCGTCGGTGGCCGTGCCGGATGTGTTCTGCACGCCGATCAGAAGGAGCTGGCCGTCGCTGACCCGAGCCGCGAGGTCGATCGTCGCCAGCTCGCGGTGGTGCAGCGGGCCGCCCGCCGCCGCGATCGCATCGGCCACCCTCGCGCCGACCGGCAGCGTCACGAGCCCTGGCTTGCGCACCCGGCCGCCGACATCAACGACGATCGAGGAGCCCGCATCGCTCGCCACGGGTGCGGGGTCGGACGGCTGGCCGATCGGGACCGATGCACCCGCGCTCGGTTGGTACGGGTCAGCCGGGCCGGCGGCGTGGTGACGGACCAGCAGCACGCCGGCCGCGACAAGAGCGACCAGGGCGAGCACGGTGCCCGCTGCCGCCCGGCCCGTGAGCCGGCCCAGCACGCCGTGCGACCAAGGCGGCGAGCGGTCGATCGCCCAGGCGCGGGCGAGCTCGCCGAACGGCGGTGGACCGGCTGGCCCACTCGACTCCACCCGATTCAGGTCCGCGGGCGCCGTGGTCGCGGGCGCTGCTTGTCGCAGGAGCGGGACGTCGCCGTCGGTCGGCGGCGGCGGGTCCAGATCGACCGACGACAGCGCGGGAGTCCAGCCGCTCGCGGGCCGGCCGAGTCCGAGCGCGGCCAAGCGTTCGCCGGCCCGCGCCCGATCGTCGGCCGTCGCTGCCGCCCGGCTCGATCGCACCACGGCGCGACCGTAGGTCGGTTCCCCGGCGCGATCTCAGCGTCGCGTCGTGCTGTGGAAGACCGCGCCTCGCGCCCGACTGGTGGACGCGGCTCAGGCAGCCACGACGTTGACCAGCCGCGGCGCGCGGACGATCACCGTCCGCACCTCACGGCCGGCCAGGGCGCGCGCCACGCCGGGCGCGGCCAGGGCGAGCTCGCGCAACGCATCCTCAGAGACATCCGCCGCGACGGTCAGCCGGTCGCGGACCTTGCCGTCGACCTGGACCACACACGTGACCTCGTCCTCGACCAAGAGCGTCTCGTCGTACCCCGGCCACTCGGCGAAGACCACCGAAGGAGCGCGGCCGAGCAGCGACCAGGCCTCCTCCGCGGTGAACGGCGCGAAGATCGACAGCATCCGCGCCAGCGCCTCGGCCGCCTCGCGGATCGCGGCGGCGCGCTCGGGCGTCGACAGCCCGCCACCATCGATTGCCTTGCGGACCAGCGAGGTCAGCTCCATCAACCGCGCGATCGTGACGTTGAACCGCTTGGTCCGCGCATGCTCGGTCGCGTCCGCGATCAGCTTGTGCACCGCGCGCCGGATCTCCGCATCGCCCGTCGTCGGGTCCGAGTCCATCGCGGCCGACCCGACGTCGCTGGCCACGCGCCAGACCCGGGCCAGCCACTTCACCGCGCCGGTGGGCGACACATCGGCCCAGTCGATGTCGTCCTCGGGCGGCCCGGCGAACAGCATGGTCACGCGCACTGCGTCCGGACCGTACTTGGCCAGCTCTTCCTGCAGGTTGACCAGGTTGCCCTTCGACTTCGACATCGCCGCGCCGTCCATGATCACCTGGCCTTGATTGGTCAGGCGGGTGAACGGTTCGGTGAACCCGACCATGCCCATGTCGTACAGGGCCTTGGTCAGGAACCGGGAGTACAGCAGATGCAGGATCGCGTGCTCGACGCCGCCGATGTACTCGTCGACCGGTAACCAGTCGGCGGTGCGCTGCGGATCGAACGCGGCCTGGGAGTCGTCCACCGACGGGTAGCGCAGGTAATACCACGCCGAGTCGACGAACGTGTCCATCGTGTCGGTGTCACGCGAGGCGGGGCCGCCGCACGACGGGCAGTCGACCTTCACCCACTCGGTCGCCGAGGACAGGGGTGACTCGCCGCCGGTGGGGCGCAGCTCGTAGCCCTCCGTCGGCAACAGCACCGGCAGCTGGTCGTCCGGCACCGGCAGCTCGCCGCAGGACGGGCAGTGCACGATCGGGATCGGGCAGCCCCAGTAGCGCTGCCGTGACAGCAGCCAGTCGCGCAACCGGTAGGTCACCGCCGGCTCGCCCTCACCGGCCGACTCCAGGTCCGCCGCGATCGCGGCGATCGCGTCGTCCTTGGTCATCCCGTCGTAACGCCCGCTGTTCACCAGCACGCCGTCACCCGTGGTTGCGACGCCCGTCTCGGCCGGGTCCGGCTCGCCGGTGTCCACGACCATCCGCACCGGCAGGTCGAAGACCCGCGCGAAGTCCAGGTCGCGCTGGTCGTGCGCCGGGACCGCCATGATCGCCCCGGTGCCGTAGTCAGCCAGGACGTAGTCCGCCGCCCACACCGCGATCCGCTCGCCGTTGACCGGGTTGATCACGACCCGGCCCAGCGGCACGCCGGTCTTGTCACGTCCCTCGCTCAGCCGCTCGATCTCCGTCGAGTGCCGCACCTGCTCCAGGTACGACGTGAACGCCTCGCGCTGCTCGTCCGCACACAGCTCACTCGCCAGCTCCGAGTCGGCGGCGACGACAAAGAAGGTCGCGCCGAACAACGTGTCGGGCCGGGTCGTGAAGACCCGGACCGGCTGGTCGCGACCCTCGATCCGGAAGTCGACGTAGGCGCCGGTCGAGCGGCCGATCCAATTGCGTTGCATCGTCAGCACCGGACCGGGCCAGACGCCGTCCAGCCCCG
Encoded proteins:
- the leuS gene encoding leucine--tRNA ligase — translated: MSEAAPESGYDPLGVVDKWLPVWDDLHVFEPVDDGSRPRAYVVDMFSYPSGDLHMGHAEAFSIGDAVARFARATGHDVLHPIGWDSFGLPAENAALARGLDPRDWTYANIEVQSEGYRRMGMSFDWRTRLHTSDPEYYRWTQWLFLRLYERGLAYRKSAPVNWCPKDLTVLANEQVIAGRCERCGTEVTKRNLTQWFFKITEYAERLLADMAGLDGVWPGPVLTMQRNWIGRSTGAYVDFRIEGRDQPVRVFTTRPDTLFGATFFVVAADSELASELCADEQREAFTSYLEQVRHSTEIERLSEGRDKTGVPLGRVVINPVNGERIAVWAADYVLADYGTGAIMAVPAHDQRDLDFARVFDLPVRMVVDTGEPDPAETGVATTGDGVLVNSGRYDGMTKDDAIAAIAADLESAGEGEPAVTYRLRDWLLSRQRYWGCPIPIVHCPSCGELPVPDDQLPVLLPTEGYELRPTGGESPLSSATEWVKVDCPSCGGPASRDTDTMDTFVDSAWYYLRYPSVDDSQAAFDPQRTADWLPVDEYIGGVEHAILHLLYSRFLTKALYDMGMVGFTEPFTRLTNQGQVIMDGAAMSKSKGNLVNLQEELAKYGPDAVRVTMLFAGPPEDDIDWADVSPTGAVKWLARVWRVASDVGSAAMDSDPTTGDAEIRRAVHKLIADATEHARTKRFNVTIARLMELTSLVRKAIDGGGLSTPERAAAIREAAEALARMLSIFAPFTAEEAWSLLGRAPSVVFAEWPGYDETLLVEDEVTCVVQVDGKVRDRLTVAADVSEDALRELALAAPGVARALAGREVRTVIVRAPRLVNVVAA
- a CDS encoding ComEA family DNA-binding protein is translated as MVRSSRAAATADDRARAGERLAALGLGRPASGWTPALSSVDLDPPPPTDGDVPLLRQAAPATTAPADLNRVESSGPAGPPPFGELARAWAIDRSPPWSHGVLGRLTGRAAAGTVLALVALVAAGVLLVRHHAAGPADPYQPSAGASVPIGQPSDPAPVASDAGSSIVVDVGGRVRKPGLVTLPVGARVADAIAAAGGPLHHRELATIDLAARVSDGQLLLIGVQNTSGTATDGTDSGGVDGSGGSPAPIGLNSATLDQLETLPGVGPVTAQKIIDWRDAHNGFSSVAQLQQVPGIGPARYAELSPLVTP
- a CDS encoding MarR family transcriptional regulator → MAEPPAAGGEHPHGLAHDPHDLDDIALPALMRAARGTYANAIRGHLAARGLDDLPRNGAFVLGGMANRAGSAGDMVRGLGITKQAASQLIETLVARGYLVREPHPDDRRRTVVQLTERGREAARATAAGVDDVDTELVQMITAEQLAGLRAGLHALAHIKHEMAGEPDEP